In Fusobacterium nucleatum, the genomic stretch CAATCAATAATAGGATAAGCAAGGACTGCTCCTGTACCTTCTCCAAGTCTCATATTCATATTTAAAAATGTTTTTTCTTTTAAATAATCTAAAATTATGTTAACTCCTGGTTCTTCACTCTTATGTGTAAATAATAAGTAATCTTGAATATTTTTATTTAAGCTACAAGCTAATAATGCTGCAACTGATGATATGAAACCATCAACAAGTATAAGTTTTTTATTAAGTGCAGCTCCTATATATATTCCCACCATACAAGCTAGATCAAAACCACCAACAGATGCTAACATTTCAACTGCATCCATTTCAAAGGTGTTATATCTTTCACAGGATTCAACTATAATTTTTTTCTTTTTGTTTAAGCCTTCATCTGAAAGTCCTCCACCTCTACCTACAACATCATCAATATTTTTTCTTGTGATTGAATATAAAAGTGCTGAACTTGTTGTAGTATTGGCTATACCCATTTCACCATTTGAAAATATATCATAGTTTTTTGATTTTTCCTTAATTAAATCTATACCAATATAAATAGCTTCTAAACACTCATTAATTGACATAGCTCTTTCTTTATAGAAATTATTTGTTCCTCTTCTAATTTTTTTATGAATTAAATTGGAATAATCTCTTTTTATATCATTTTTCATACCTATATCTACAACATTTAAGTCTATACCCAAAGTTTTAGTAAATATTCCTATACAAGCTATTTGATTTAACATAGCCTCAGAAACTATTGGAGTGTATTCAATAGGGCAAGATGAAACTCCTTCTTCAATAACTCCATTGTCAGCAGCTACTACTATATGGCATTTTTTTTCTAATTTTTTTAAAGGATAACCATAAATCCCAGCTACTTTTTTACAAATATCTTCTAAAACCCCTAAACTATCCTTAGGTTTCATTTTTCTATCAAGCTCAATTTGTGTTTTTTTAATTGCTTCATTGTCAATAGCCTTGACTTCATTTATTAAGCTGAATAAAAAATTCTTATCTTTCATTTACTATCAACTCTCTAATCTAATTTTGTTAAAAAACTAAATTTAAAATCTCCTTCAAAGATTGCAATAGATCCATTTTTTATTTTAAATTTCCAATAACTATCTAAGTTACCAGAAATAAAATAACTTATTATACAGTTGATTATTCCCCAATGTGCAACAATAAGATTAGTTTTTGAAAAATCTAAAATTTTTAAAAATGATACAGCTCTTTGGAACATTTCTTTTGGACTTTCTCCTGTTATATAATTATAACTTTTCCAATCTTCTTCCATTTTTTTCACTTCATCTGGATATTTTTCTGATATTTCTTTAAAAGTTAAACCCTCAAAAATTCCAAAGTTTATTTCCTCTAAGTTAGAATCAAATATTATATCCTTATCCAAATAATTACAAATTTCTGCTGTTTGCCTTGCTCTTTCCAAAGGACTAGAATAAATTATATCATAATCTATATTTAAAAGTTTATTCTTTGCTTCATAAGCTTGATTTATTCCTAAGTCATTTAAGGAAGGATTTAACTTTCCAAAATAAAGGCTTTGTGCATTCATTTCTGTCTGCCCATGTCTAACTAAAATTAATTTTCCCATAATATTAACCCATAAAAAATGTAGGAATAACTAAAAGTAAGAATATATACACAAGACTTGATATTTCAAGTAAAGCACCCAAAGTATCTCCTGTTATACCTCCAATTTTCCTTTCTATCAATTTTGAAAAAGCA encodes the following:
- the cobT gene encoding nicotinate-nucleotide--dimethylbenzimidazole phosphoribosyltransferase encodes the protein MKDKNFLFSLINEVKAIDNEAIKKTQIELDRKMKPKDSLGVLEDICKKVAGIYGYPLKKLEKKCHIVVAADNGVIEEGVSSCPIEYTPIVSEAMLNQIACIGIFTKTLGIDLNVVDIGMKNDIKRDYSNLIHKKIRRGTNNFYKERAMSINECLEAIYIGIDLIKEKSKNYDIFSNGEMGIANTTTSSALLYSITRKNIDDVVGRGGGLSDEGLNKKKKIIVESCERYNTFEMDAVEMLASVGGFDLACMVGIYIGAALNKKLILVDGFISSVAALLACSLNKNIQDYLLFTHKSEEPGVNIILDYLKEKTFLNMNMRLGEGTGAVLAYPIIDCAIEMINTMKSPKEVYNLFNK
- a CDS encoding histidine phosphatase family protein, coding for MGKLILVRHGQTEMNAQSLYFGKLNPSLNDLGINQAYEAKNKLLNIDYDIIYSSPLERARQTAEICNYLDKDIIFDSNLEEINFGIFEGLTFKEISEKYPDEVKKMEEDWKSYNYITGESPKEMFQRAVSFLKILDFSKTNLIVAHWGIINCIISYFISGNLDSYWKFKIKNGSIAIFEGDFKFSFLTKLD